A genomic region of Papaver somniferum cultivar HN1 chromosome 7, ASM357369v1, whole genome shotgun sequence contains the following coding sequences:
- the LOC113293764 gene encoding uncharacterized protein LOC113293764 — MSVYKVHFCLIMLIVLVGLATCDDVYTCVGVRDMLQECEKYLSPAYKKIPPSGYCCEAVRGTDYECLNKYLGQMKKTISRDKLDDAIFVCNTPPRLHASKSETYKVHV; from the exons aTGTCGGTTTACAAGGTTCATTTTTGTTTGATCATGCTGATTGTATTGGTCGGATTGGCTACATGCGATGATGTTTATACATGTGTGGGTGTCAGAGATATGTTACAGGAATGTGAGAAATACCTGTCACCCGCATACAAGAAAATACCACCTTCCGGATACTGTTGTGAGGCTGTTAGAGGTACGGATTATGAATGTTTGAACAAGTACTTGGGTCAAATGAAAAAAACTATTAGCCGTGATAAGCTTGACGATGCTATTTTTGTTTGTAACACTCCTCCTCGTCTTCATGCCAGCAAATCTGAAA CTTATAAAGTTCATGTCTGA